The genomic stretch AAAAGTGCTAGAAATTTCTCAGAAGTTTGATATGCTTTGCTGTTATGCGGCCACTAGAcagaaatgctcacaaacaataaTCCTATTCAGACTGTTCACAACCGAGTTCAAGGTGGTGAAAGCTGCAAGTGAACATGAGTTTTCTCAGCAGTACTCTTGAGAGTATTGATAAGGGCGAACATCAGTGTCCTCAGCAGTAAACATGGACAAATTAAGCCATCTCCAAGTGCATTATTTAGTAAACAAATTTATCACAGCGATATAACTATGTCACATGTAAAGTGTGGTTGAATAACACCAGTTGCTAAGCAAAAAAGACACAGAACCAACCATGTGGTGATCAGCAATCAAGGAAACCAGTTGCATTGTGTATTTTTGTATCTGCACCTGGACTGTGTTAAGAGCTTATACGAGGTAAGCATATCATCAGGTTACTGGTAAGCATATCATCAGGAACTTTTTCCACTGAAATGTATTTTTCGTAGTACCAAAAGCTGCAACTGGTCCAATTAGTTTAACCATAATATTTCAATTAGGAATAGCGCGAGGTGGTTTctcaaaagagaaaaggaaaaaatcGCAAGCTGCTGATTGCTGATTTCTTTAATGGTTTATTCTAGCCACTGGAGGTTTATAATGTTTTTAAAACAGTCcatttccttcatatcaatgcatTTTAGCAGATGTCATTATCACTGATCTTTTATGCATGCAAGTGTGGATTTACTTGTAGTTTCATGTATTTCTGGTATATGTCATAGCAGTCGGGTCCTGAAAGAAGGGATGTTCATTTGTATATTCGAGTTCATGTCATAGCATTTATGGAGCTTGTTGCATACAGGAGAGAGAAGTATTTCCAATATTTTTTCTTGCTACTATTGAGAACTCACTTCATTTAAGATTCAACTACTTTCCTGTTTCTCGTGATGTAGGGAAAGGTATGGCTAAGAATTCACCGTTGCGCGCTTTCCTTTCAGTCTGCGAGGCACTAGCACCACCTCAGGTGACAGAGGAGAAGGAACCAAAGCATCATGAATCACACACCATTGTGATATAACGTAGTCCCGCCATTGTGCATCATAAATCACAACCTAATTCAACTGGCAAGCAAGAAGAGAGCATGTTCCTTGCTTCAACACTATTTACTTAGACCGTCACCCTCCTCGGCAGCTTCTCTGAGCTTCAAATCGATAAAATTGGAGGCCTGAACTGGGAGATGCAAGATTAAGGAGTCTGCTGCAAAGTAGTAGTCCTCTTTAGGTTTCTCCAAGTCAGCTGCTGGCAGAATACTTCTTCTGTGAGACTGATGGTAGAAGTTCTGATGAGCTCCAAGTCTAAAATCACTCTGTTCATGACAGTAGTGGAGCTGGGCTCAGTGGAAAGTAGTACCTTGTGTACATGTGAGTTATTTACTGAAATGTTCATCCATGTCCATCTCAATGTTGTCGGTGCAGATCAGACACACACACCTGAAGAAATGCCATTCAATTGGAACAGAGGTTGAACCAATAATTCACACACTTTTTCTGCATTTCTTTTGAAAACAACTTAACAATCCAAATGCAGGGACTATTCCACAGGCAAAACCGGAATGTTGTTacagaagaaaaggaaaaggaggtACCtgcttacatcattatttttgtaaagTCCAAGCAATGCTCTTCCTGCAGATGCTCGTGAAGGAAGGGGACCTCCAATTTAAGGTAAGACACAACTTACATCAGATAAACAAAAATGTAACAGGAGGGGCAAAGTTCCCCTGAGTTTTCTAGATAAGATGTGAACAAGTGCCTCTCAAATAGTGAGCAAAGCAATGCCTGTTTTTCCCCCCAACTGCATTCATAGATGTTGTTTGATAATTGTGTTGTTTGTATGCGTTTCTCTCTCCGTTGCAGTTTGATAATCGCACACCTTAAAGCACCAGCGAAAACTAAATGGTGGAAACCAAGCCTTTCTGTGAAAACAATGTGTCTGCCCTCCTGTTGTTCCTGTTTATTTTTACCTCATATGCTTTGGAAAATAGATTTTTCACTCCTCCAAGTTTGAAGAGCAAATATTTAGTTGCC from Lolium rigidum isolate FL_2022 chromosome 4, APGP_CSIRO_Lrig_0.1, whole genome shotgun sequence encodes the following:
- the LOC124706491 gene encoding uncharacterized protein LOC124706491; amino-acid sequence: MVEVLMSSKSKITLFMTVVELGSVESSTLCTCELFTEMFIHVHLNVVGADQTHTPEEMPFNWNRGTIPQAKPECCYRRKGKGGTCLHHYFCKVQAMLFLQMLVKEGDLQFKAVFDFHSSEVTEARFRTKAQVQSRSRC